The sequence below is a genomic window from Ciona intestinalis chromosome 1, KH, whole genome shotgun sequence.
AAGGGGAATGAAAAcgtgaaccatcttaccccattctaTTGTTGGACTAAAAGTAATCAGAAAGACTTGACATTTTAAATACTGCTATATTTGCTATGTATATGCATCCAATGATAACCGAAACAAAGGAAAATAAGAGACTACGTGGAGTAACGCGAAATAcctggaccatcttaccccaatctacaaTAATATGgaacatcttaccccaatttTCTATTATATTGGAACTTATAAGAAGACTACCTGGAGCTGGTTTAGTCTCCTGCGGCTGAGCAACACCTTCCACCTCAATAACTTTCCTCTTCTTCTTGTGAGTTTCCTCATTCTTTCTTCCGCCCTCTCCTTCATCCTCGGAGTCGGAGTATTCATCTGGACGTTGGATCCGTTTATCGGATGCTCGGACTATGGATAAACATCGGGATTGTCAATTTTGTTCATAAAGTTAACGTTTAAATCACAATCTTTAACAGCTcattagtataaaaaaaaatgtaatgtattttcgCCGTTTCGCCCGCCATTGGTCAAGACTTCATTGGGATTAACCATACCCGCTGAGTcgttgaaatattatttacattatgcccgGTATAAActgcagaagtaacagaaaaagaacgtttgtttaaataagGGGGTTTAACTATACGTTAATCGTTAGATCTCGTTTGCTAAGTGTTGGGTAATGTGCAAACTATGACCATATTATATGTTTACCGCGTTAAAGAATTATGTTGTTacttgttataacacgttttttatttatcttttggAAACGATAGCGAAcatcaaattattttaacaaaaataagggaatcaacaacaaaacgaGTTGTTGGAACACGCTTTATGATGATAATGTGTGAGTGGCCGTTGAACCAAAGTTTAACGAcgtgtttataaattatgtgagtaaataaaacgtattgtaaaataaacaccgAACTAGCAAATATCTGGTGCATTGTTGTCTGTTTCGTGGTATATACAAACAGTGGGCCAAATAAGGAAAAATCTCTGTTTGAAATTTTGCTCAAAACGagctaatttaaaaattagcgTCTTAAAAATAAGGAGAAGCCGCTTTGTGTAGTGCCTGGCAGCTTGATTGAGCTAACAGCCGTTCTGTCTTGCATTGGTACATGGAACACTATACGGATTTCAAGGCGAGGTCGCATTACATTAGTTAGCTAGCTAAAGACGGTTTGATTTAAGAAGACAAGGTCGCGTTAAGGCGTAACAAAGCAGTAGTTCCGCAAAAGAAAAGGAGAAGCAACTAGAGATAGCGAACAGATATCTCTCGTTtctttttctatttctttatttaaaaacagaggAACAAGAAAGAAATAGGAAACCGTTTAACGGTAATTAAGTCTGGTAGAAAAACAGTGACAAATACACGGCGGTTTATTCGAATGCACATCAGCGATTGAATGCAGCTTTGCTTAAATAAGAATGAACTGCCGTGTCCTCATGGCTAGGAATTAAACAGTTTCCTAATCTTTCATGGTTGCATGAAATTGCTCCTTCTTCTGCTCGCATTGAAGTGCAAAGTCGGAAGTTTTTAATGATTTCCGAAACTGTGATATCCGTTGTAGAACATTGAAATTGTTCTTTATTAAATTGAAACGAGTCTCGCACTCCTGGAATTGCGGTAAACCCGCTGTCCGGGGAAGCAATCGACATCGGGTCATTAACGGAAGCTTCCGCCGGAACTGAGCAGTCGTCGCTCGGCAGGGTGTTAGTTTGAAGCTCGGACTCCACTCCCGAGTCTTTTGAGCAATTAGTTAACGAACTACAAGAAGACAATTCCTCATTGGATCGGTTGCAATTGTCAAAGTTTCCAAAAAACAAACCGTGTTTGGATTTATAACCGTCTATAGTGAAATCTGTATATGAAAAGAAACACATTAATTGTTATACTTTTCAGTCAGTTATAAAAACgaacaacatttttgtttttttaatgctttCTTACAATATGCTAGTGTAGCTACAGACGGAAAATTAGACAAAAACTGGCACGACTTTTTTCCAAGTCGGTgaaattaacaaataacacaaaacttaaacaataaCCTACCGTTTGCTACTAAGTGTGTATCATGTGCAACTATACCAGAAGCACGTAAACTTGTCTTATTTCTAACATCAGGTTTGGCAGGGGCAACGTAGTTTAAacctgaaataaataaaccctGGTTAAACGGAGTCACATACAGAAGTAGCAAAACAGAAATAGCGGCATTAGTTATACGTCATTCAATATAGAAAATACAGACTTGTACGACGCCATCTCGGTTTATAACAAATCAAAGTTCTCTGTTACGCCGTGGCTATAGGGATTAATTTAAACGTCTTGTAGAAATATGTTGTCAGTTGTCACCCAAGCGTAACATAGCTATTTGATTGGTCAAGAACAGGGGTGGTTGCGTACCAATTTGTATTTTCCAAATATACTTACCATGAGTTTCCCCTGGTATAAATAGGTCTACAATTTCACAATCTTGGATTTGACATGTTTGGTCTTCGTTGCAAGGTGAACCAAGGATAGTGGTCTGCAAAATACGCTGAGTAAGATTGAGTAATTCGAAAATTAAACAGGTTTACTTACCAGACTGAGAGGTACGATTACATCgggtttaaaaaacttttttactttgTGTCGATAGTGGTAAGCAGTATACATCAtcaatatgaataaaacacaagAGGCAAGCCCCATTGTGATGGAAATACCAATCCGTTTTAAAGCGGGGTCGCCGCCTTCATGGAAAACTTGGCCTTTAACAGTAATGGTAACCATCTCCATTTGGATGAGACAAGCTGCGAAAAATGAACGAAGTGTCATAACGGTGGTTTCTAACTTAGGTTTAAATAAGCAAAATCAAATATCGTGTTCTTAGGCTTTATAAGCGACAGAATTGGAGCTTCTAGGTATGTTTGCAACGGCCTTACTTTTTTTGAAATCCAAGAACTCTAAAACCATGATTCTGAATAGGAACCCTAGATGCAAACGAATAGCACATAGAGCGCTAGACCTTACTGATATAAAGTTTAAGTCACCAACCTCAAACCGTTACCTCTACAATGTTGGTTTAAACTTTAGAACTTCAGTCTAAGTTACGGGATATATAGTTTGCATTATTGTTTTGATAAACGTTCGTGTACAATAAGTTTCATAACCATATCTTAAGAAACCTACTTCGCGGTTAAAAAATCTCATAACATTGAACTTACCAAAATTAGGAACGCAAGCCACATTAGCAGATTGATTGCCTTTGTATACAGCTATGCAAGTATAA
It includes:
- the LOC108951124 gene encoding uncharacterized protein LOC108951124, producing the protein MTAYLGSRYVRTMQIKVIFLWLFLSKVAHGVTYHRCSDDQETCTDCVFNNSTELENITGSDMLSKVKINGLKWTANTNNMEYTWTFNGDVNINISISIYQITDENNRAFPLHGCCNVPIYEQHCRVNEIRHGIVYGVNYNGERGIDVRRIKLTVKPGKNITEQNGRYLHVCPPLVHNIHNLPQRVCPCVTFDTKTGSLLPIHQNNNTLLNIRANGGRINNTDGSCMFSIGKDYVHQHGKPIGKSDHDESRSVTLPGYYWLNKQLFDAQNQPVNCTENNSNFDYTCIAVYKGNQSANVACVPNFACLIQMEMVTITVKGQVFHEGGDPALKRIGISITMGLASCVLFILMMYTAYHYRHKVKKFFKPDVIVPLSLTTILGSPCNEDQTCQIQDCEIVDLFIPGETHGLNYVAPAKPDVRNKTSLRASGIVAHDTHLVANDFTIDGYKSKHGLFFGNFDNCNRSNEELSSCSSLTNCSKDSGVESELQTNTLPSDDCSVPAEASVNDPMSIASPDSGFTAIPGVRDSFQFNKEQFQCSTTDITVSEIIKNFRLCTSMRAEEGAISCNHERLGNCLIPSHEDTAVHSYLSKAAFNR